The Centroberyx gerrardi isolate f3 chromosome 7, fCenGer3.hap1.cur.20231027, whole genome shotgun sequence genome contains a region encoding:
- the LOC139914743 gene encoding cyclin-dependent kinase 5 activator 1-like has protein sequence MGTVLSLSPSYRKAALFEDGPATVGHYTAVQNSKNAKDAAAAAGKSLKRPSIISVLPWKRIVAVSAKRKGSKKLPSDGGDGGKGSSPDGHAAATTNSASNSLKLKKSQSCANLSSYSSGKDPSAATTTTSSHLPTSKTLANVAAVAAKKNSLTGSGIQPANAAGTPKRVIVQASTSELMRSLGEFLCRRCYRLKRLSPTDPVLWLRSVDRSLLLQGWQDQGFITPANVVFLYMLCRDVVSAEVASERELQASLLTCLYLSYSYMGNEISYPLKPFLVEAEKEAFWDRCLEIINRMSGKMLQINTDPHYFTQVFADLKNESKKEEEKTRLLIGLDR, from the exons ATGGGTACGGTGCTGTCGCTCTCCCCCAGCTACCGCAAGGCGGCGCTGTTCGAGGACGGCCCGGCCACGGTGGGCCACTACACGGCTGTCCAGAACAGCAAGAACGCCAAGgatgccgccgccgccgccggcaAGAGCCTCAAGCGCCCCTCCATCATCAGCGTGCTGCCATGGAAACGCATCGTGGCCGTGTCGGCGAAGAGGAAGGGCTCCAAGAAGCTGCCGTCGGACGGCGGGGACGGGGGTAAGGGCAGCTCGCCGGACGGCCACGCGGCAGCCACCACCAACTCGGCCTCCAACAGCCTGAAACTGAAGAAGTCTCAGTCCTGCGCCAACCTGTCATCGTACTCGTCCGGCAAGGACCCCTCGGCCGCCACCACCACTACCTCCTCCCACCTGCCCACCTCCAAGACTCTGGCCAACGTAGCTGCCGTCGCCGCCAAGAAGAACTCCCTCACAGGCTCCGGGATCCAGCCAGCCAACGCAGCCGGAACGCCCAAACGCGTCATCGTCCAG GCCTCCACCAGCGAGCTGATGCGCAGCCTGGGCGAGTTCCTGTGCCGCCGCTGCTACCGCCTGAAGCGCCTGTCCCCGACCGACCCGGTGCTGTGGCTGCGCAGCGTGGACCGctccctgctgctgcagggCTGGCAGGACCAGGGCTTCATCACCCCGGCCAACGTGGTCTTCCTCTACATGCTGTGCCGTGACGTGGTGTCGGCCGAGGTGGCGTCGGAGCGCGAGCTGCAGGCCTCGCTGCTCACCTGCCTCTACCTGTCCTACTCCTACATGGGCAACGAGATCTCCTATCCGCTCAAGCCCTTCCTGGTGGAGGCGGAGAAGGAGGCCTTCTGGGACCGCTGCCTGGAGATCATCAACCGCATGAGCGGCAAGATGCTCCAGATCAACACCGACCCGCACTACTTCACCCAGGTGTTCGCCGACCTGAAGAACGAGAgcaagaaggaggaggagaagacccGGCTCCTCATAGGCCTCGACCGATAA